From Cydia splendana chromosome 4, ilCydSple1.2, whole genome shotgun sequence, one genomic window encodes:
- the LOC134790108 gene encoding deoxynucleoside kinase-like isoform X1 — MLRRYIPLLSYKAQAQRRYYKMTTANTKPFTVFVEGNIGSGKTTFLEHFRQFEDITLLTEPVEEWRNLRGWNLLDLMYKDPTKWAMAFQAYVSLTMLDMHRRPTATPVKLMERSLYSARYCFVEHMHRSGTLHPAQFSVLDEWFRFIHNEIPIQADLIVYLKTNPVIAHERIKKRARSEEQCVPLSYLEELHTLHEDWLVNRTHAECPAPVLVIDADLDLSQITEEYKRSEHQILRKAVDVVMRSPNKLSPKKPITSSPIKIVPQIRL, encoded by the exons ATGTTAAGGCGGTATATTCCTTTGTTATCTTATAAAG CTCAAGCTCAAAGACGCTATTACAAAATGACTACTGCCAATACAAAACCCTTCACGGTGTTCGTGGAAGGTAATATTGGTAGTGGTAAAACGACATTTCTGGAACATTTTCGCCAGTTTGAAGATATAACGCTTTTGACCGAGCCAGTGGAGGAATGGCGCAATCTCCGAGGATGGAACCTATTG GATCTCATGTACAAAGACCCCACAAAATGGGCAATGGCTTTTCAAGCCTATGTGTCCCTGACCATGTTGGACATGCACCGAAGACCTACAGCGACCCCAGTGAAGCTCATGGAGCGGTCACTGTACAGTGCAAGGTACTGCTTTGTGGAGCACATGCACAGAAGTGGCACTCTACACCCGGCCCAGTTCTCGGTGCTGGACGAGTGGTTCAGGTTTATTCATAATGAGATCCCTATTCAAGCTGATCTAATCG TCTACCTCAAAACAAACCCAGTGATTGCCCATGAGAGGATAAAGAAGCGTGCTCGCTCCGAGGAGCAGTGTGTCCCGCTGTCATATTTAGAAGAGCTCCACACCCTGCATGAAGACTGGCTGGTTAACAGGACTCATGCTGAGTGCCCTGCCCCA GTCCTGGTAATAGATGCAGACTTAGACTTATCTCAAATAACCGAGGAATACAAGAGATCCGAACACCAAATCTTGAGGAAGGCCGTGGATGTAGTGATGCGGTCTCCGAACAAGCTCAGCCCTAAGAAACCTATCACTAGCTCGCCTATCAAGATTGTTCCACAAATTAGACTGTAA
- the LOC134790107 gene encoding protein disulfide-isomerase A6 homolog, whose amino-acid sequence MFHTLYLGVLLCVAGSQALYDSSSDVVELTPSNFDRLVTNSEEVWIVEFYAPWCGHCKNLVPEYKKAAKALKGIIKVGAVDADQHKSLSSKYGVTGFPTIKIFTGSKHTPYQGQRTADAFVDAGIKAAKERAYDNLGKKSGGSGDKSDVITLTDSNFKELVLDSEDLWLVEFFAPWCGHCKNLEPHWAKAATELKGKVKLGALDATVDQAMASRYQVQGYPTIKMFPSGKKTSDSVEDYNGGRTSSDIVTWALEKLAENVPAPEVLQIVSSETMKACSEKPLCVVSVLPHILDCNAACRNDYLAILKKLGEKYKSKMWGWVWSEAGAQTALEEALELGGFGYPAMAVVNAKKLKFSTLRGSFSETGINEFLRDLSFGRGQTAPVRGAEMPGIVSHDPWDGQDGELPLEEDIDLSDVDLEKDEL is encoded by the exons ATGTTTCATACATTATACTTGG GGGTATTGCTATGCGTGGCGGGGTCTCAGGCCCTGTACGACTCGTCCTCTGACGTGGTGGAGCTAACGCCAAGTAATTTCGACCGTCTAGTCACAAATTCCGAAGAAGTATGGATCGTAGAATTTTACGCTCCGTGGTGCGGACATTGTAAAAACCTCGTACCAGAATATAAGAAAGCTGCTAAAGCGCTAAAG GGCATCATAAAAGTGGGTGCAGTAGATGCTGATCAGCACAAGAGCTTATCAAGCAAATATGGAGTCACTGGTTTCCCCACAATCAAGATCTTCACTGGCTCCAAGCACACTCCGTACCAGGGCCAGAGGACCGCAGATGCATTTGTTGATGCAGGTATCAAGGCAGCTAAGGAACGAGCGTATGACAATTTGGGCAAGAAGTCTGGAGGCTCCGGAGATAAG TCGGACGTGATCACGCTCACAGACAGCAACTTCAAGGAGCTGGTGCTGGACAGCGAGGACCTGTGGCTGGTGGAGTTCTTCGCGCCCTGGTGCGGCCACTGCAAGAACCTCGAACCACACTGGGCTAAGGCCGCCACGGAGCTCAAGGGCAAG GTGAAACTCGGCGCCCTCGACGCCACCGTCGACCAAGCTATGGCGAGCCGCTACCAAGTCCAGGGCTACCCCACCATCAAAATGTTCCCCTCGGGCAAGAAGACCAGCGACTCCGTGGAGGACTACAACGGCGGCCGCACCAGCAGCGACATCGTCACCTGGGCTCTTGAGAAGCTTGCTGAGAATGTGCCCGCTCCTGAAGTACTACAG ATCGTGTCTTCAGAAACGATGAAGGCATGCTCCGAGAAGCCCCTGTGCGTGGTCTCGGTGCTACCACACATCCTCGACTGCAATGCGGCGTGCCGCAATGACTACCTCGCCATTCTCAAGAAACTGGGCGAGAAATATAAGAGCAAGATGTGGGG CTGGGTGTGGTCGGAGGCCGGTGCGCAGACCGCTCTAGAAGAAGCGCTGGAGCTGGGCGGCTTCGGCTACCCCGCCATGGCGGTCGTCAACGCCAAGAAACTTAAATTCTCCACCCTCAGAGGATCCTTCTCCGAGACCGGCATCAACGAGTTCCTCAG AGACCTGTCATTCGGCCGCGGCCAGACTGCGCCCGTGCGCGGCGCCGAGATGCCCGGCATCGTGTCACATGACCCCTGGGACGGCCAGGACGGTGAGCTGCCCCTTGAAGAGGACATTGACCTCTCCGACGTTGATCTCGAGAAGGACGAGCTATAG
- the LOC134790108 gene encoding deoxynucleoside kinase-like isoform X3, with translation MTTANTKPFTVFVEGNIGSGKTTFLEHFRQFEDITLLTEPVEEWRNLRGWNLLDLMYKDPTKWAMAFQAYVSLTMLDMHRRPTATPVKLMERSLYSARYCFVEHMHRSGTLHPAQFSVLDEWFRFIHNEIPIQADLIVYLKTNPVIAHERIKKRARSEEQCVPLSYLEELHTLHEDWLVNRTHAECPAPVLVIDADLDLSQITEEYKRSEHQILRKAVDVVMRSPNKLSPKKPITSSPIKIVPQIRL, from the exons ATGACTACTGCCAATACAAAACCCTTCACGGTGTTCGTGGAAGGTAATATTGGTAGTGGTAAAACGACATTTCTGGAACATTTTCGCCAGTTTGAAGATATAACGCTTTTGACCGAGCCAGTGGAGGAATGGCGCAATCTCCGAGGATGGAACCTATTG GATCTCATGTACAAAGACCCCACAAAATGGGCAATGGCTTTTCAAGCCTATGTGTCCCTGACCATGTTGGACATGCACCGAAGACCTACAGCGACCCCAGTGAAGCTCATGGAGCGGTCACTGTACAGTGCAAGGTACTGCTTTGTGGAGCACATGCACAGAAGTGGCACTCTACACCCGGCCCAGTTCTCGGTGCTGGACGAGTGGTTCAGGTTTATTCATAATGAGATCCCTATTCAAGCTGATCTAATCG TCTACCTCAAAACAAACCCAGTGATTGCCCATGAGAGGATAAAGAAGCGTGCTCGCTCCGAGGAGCAGTGTGTCCCGCTGTCATATTTAGAAGAGCTCCACACCCTGCATGAAGACTGGCTGGTTAACAGGACTCATGCTGAGTGCCCTGCCCCA GTCCTGGTAATAGATGCAGACTTAGACTTATCTCAAATAACCGAGGAATACAAGAGATCCGAACACCAAATCTTGAGGAAGGCCGTGGATGTAGTGATGCGGTCTCCGAACAAGCTCAGCCCTAAGAAACCTATCACTAGCTCGCCTATCAAGATTGTTCCACAAATTAGACTGTAA
- the LOC134789545 gene encoding uncharacterized protein LOC134789545, whose translation MFTEKLDLKLIGLVRDNTVLYDHNNPQYMDFNAREVVWQKIGDELKRPAAVCKARWINIRDINRRILRKTLSSSGKRVKLYKYESDLAFMRPFYRDILIQNGEFSWDEKNQRDCDVEDDPDIPDHNTDDSNDEKPIKAKGKKSGIKKKRKKRKYEEVEVENPSASIGEPSTAGLSEFDPCDPVDSFLLSIGATLKTFSPYHLNVAKSKIFAVVQEHDLQQIVQKKSDMDDKTPLNMI comes from the exons ATGTTCACCGAAAAACTAGACTTAAAACTCATTGGCTTAGTCAGAGACAATACAGTGCTCTACGACCACAATAACCCACAGTACATGGACTTTAATGCCAGAGAAGTTGTCTGGCAGAAGATAGGCGATGAACTCAAGCGGCCCG cggCCGTGTGCAAGGCGAGGTGGATCAACATCAGAGACATTAATCGCCGTATATTGAGGAAAACACTAAGCAGCTCCGGTAAGCGAGTGAAGCTGTATAAGTATGAAAGCGACCTTGCTTTCATGAGGCCATTTTACAGGGATATTTTGATACAGAACGGCGAGTTTTCGTGGGATGAAAAGAACCAAAGGGACTGTGATGTGGAGGACGATCCAGACATCCCTGATCATAATACAGACGATTCCAATGACGAAAAGCCAATAAAGGCGAAAGGTAAGAAGTCTGGCATTAAGAAAAAGAGAAAGAAGAGGAAATACGAGGAGGTTGAGGTAGAGAATCCTTCTGCAAGTATTGGAGAACCGAGTACGGCGGGGCTCTCGGAGTTTGACCCCTGTGACCCGGTGGACTCTTTCCTTCTGAGCATTGGAGCCACATTGAAGACCTTTTCTCCATACCACCTGAACGTGGCGAAGAGTAAAATATTCGCTGTTGTCCAGGAACATGATTTGCAACAGATTGTGCAGAAGAAAAGCGATATGGACGACAAAACTCCTTTAAATATGATCTAA
- the LOC134790106 gene encoding dolichyl-diphosphooligosaccharide--protein glycosyltransferase subunit 1: MLPAMAKFQFCFIFLIYVIIQCRSASVDTITNDIKIKNVERTIDISSQLVKISSKITLENAGSSQVKQFLLASEGSAKNNIAFVGAKDSNNKDLRVTETTVKGYDNVKFWRVELKEAINAGSTAVINSEAVLTKALLPYPTAITQAEDQLVKYHGNLHFYSPYAVASQKTGVILNTKSVESFTKVKPFVQQDGNIIYGPYTNVAAFSDKELSIHYKNNSPFLTVRRVERLIEVSHWGNIAVEEVIEIEHTGAQLKGPFSRYDYQQDHHSGPASVRSYKTFLPASASDVYYRDTNGNISTSNMKVKKDSVEVDLRPRYPLFGGWRSHYTLGYNVPSYEYLYQYGNEYLLKMRVIDHIFDDMQVDEVVTKIILPEGSNNIKLNIPYSVTRLADTLHYTYLDTKGRPVVTFSKKNVVENHIQDFQLRYTFPRLLMLQEPLLVVGFLYMLFLCVIIYVRLDFSIHKSEHPHKD; this comes from the coding sequence ATGTTACCGGCGATGGCTAAATTTCAATTTTGCTTTATATTTTTGATCTACGTAATCATCCAATGTAGAAGCGCGTCAGTGGATACAATCACCAACGATATAAAAATCAAGAATGTAGAGAGAACAATTGATATCTCATCGCAACTCGTGAAAATTTCATCGAAAATAACGTTGGAGAATGCGGGTTCTTCGCAGGTGAAACAATTCCTGCTCGCCTCAGAAGGTTCGGCCAAGAATAATATTGCATTTGTCGGTGCTAAAGATAGCAATAACAAAGATCTTCGTGTTACTGAGACTACAGTAAAAGGTTATGATAACGTAAAGTTCTGGCGTGTCGAGCTCAAAGAAGCGATCAACGCCGGCTCTACCGCGGTCATTAATAGCGAAGCAGTGCTCACTAAGGCCCTGCTCCCTTATCCGACCGCTATCACGCAAGCTGAGGATCAACTAGTCAAGTATCACGGCAATCTGCATTTCTACTCGCCTTACGCCGTCGCATCACAAAAAACCGGTGTTATATTAAACACAAAGAGTGTGGAGTCTTTCACAAAGGTGAAGCCTTTCGTGCAACAGGACGGCAACATCATTTACGGTCCTTACACCAATGTTGCTGCGTTCAGCGACAAGGAGTTGAGCATTCATTACAAGAACAACTCTCCTTTCTTAACTGTGAGGCGCGTGGAGCGTCTCATCGAGGTATCCCATTGGGGCAACATTGCTGTCGAGGAAGTCATTGAGATTGAGCACACTGGAGCTCAATTGAAGGGACCATTCTCACGCTATGACTACCAGCAGGACCACCACAGTGGCCCTGCTAGTGTTCGCTCCTACAAGACCTTTCTCCCTGCTTCAGCCTCCGATGTCTACTACCGTGATACCAATGGCAACATCTCAACCTCCAACATGAAAGTCAAGAAAGATTCTGTAGAAGTAGATCTGAGACCGAGATACCCTCTTTTTGGTGGTTGGAGGAGCCACTACACTTTAGGATACAATGTGCCCAGCTATGAATACCTCTACCAGTATGGTAATGAGTATTTGTTGAAAATGAGAGTCATTGACCACATTTTTGATGACATGCAGGTTGATGAGGTTGTCACAAAGATTATTTTGCCGGAAGGTTCCAATAACATTAAACTGAACATCCCATACTCGGTAACTAGACTGGCCGATACTCTTCACTATACTTATTTGGACACCAAGGGTCGCCCGGTAGTCACATTCTCAAAGAAGAATGTTGTTGAGAACCATATCCAAGATTTCCAACTTCGGTACACATTCCCGCGTCTCCTCATGTTACAGGAACCTCTGCTGGTTGTCGGGTTCCTGTACATGTTATTCCTATgtgtaattatttatgtaagatTAGATTTCTCTATCCATAAGTCTGAACACCCTCATAAGGACTAA
- the LOC134790108 gene encoding deoxynucleoside kinase-like isoform X2 produces MLRRYIPLLSYKAQRRYYKMTTANTKPFTVFVEGNIGSGKTTFLEHFRQFEDITLLTEPVEEWRNLRGWNLLDLMYKDPTKWAMAFQAYVSLTMLDMHRRPTATPVKLMERSLYSARYCFVEHMHRSGTLHPAQFSVLDEWFRFIHNEIPIQADLIVYLKTNPVIAHERIKKRARSEEQCVPLSYLEELHTLHEDWLVNRTHAECPAPVLVIDADLDLSQITEEYKRSEHQILRKAVDVVMRSPNKLSPKKPITSSPIKIVPQIRL; encoded by the exons ATGTTAAGGCGGTATATTCCTTTGTTATCTTATAAAG CTCAAAGACGCTATTACAAAATGACTACTGCCAATACAAAACCCTTCACGGTGTTCGTGGAAGGTAATATTGGTAGTGGTAAAACGACATTTCTGGAACATTTTCGCCAGTTTGAAGATATAACGCTTTTGACCGAGCCAGTGGAGGAATGGCGCAATCTCCGAGGATGGAACCTATTG GATCTCATGTACAAAGACCCCACAAAATGGGCAATGGCTTTTCAAGCCTATGTGTCCCTGACCATGTTGGACATGCACCGAAGACCTACAGCGACCCCAGTGAAGCTCATGGAGCGGTCACTGTACAGTGCAAGGTACTGCTTTGTGGAGCACATGCACAGAAGTGGCACTCTACACCCGGCCCAGTTCTCGGTGCTGGACGAGTGGTTCAGGTTTATTCATAATGAGATCCCTATTCAAGCTGATCTAATCG TCTACCTCAAAACAAACCCAGTGATTGCCCATGAGAGGATAAAGAAGCGTGCTCGCTCCGAGGAGCAGTGTGTCCCGCTGTCATATTTAGAAGAGCTCCACACCCTGCATGAAGACTGGCTGGTTAACAGGACTCATGCTGAGTGCCCTGCCCCA GTCCTGGTAATAGATGCAGACTTAGACTTATCTCAAATAACCGAGGAATACAAGAGATCCGAACACCAAATCTTGAGGAAGGCCGTGGATGTAGTGATGCGGTCTCCGAACAAGCTCAGCCCTAAGAAACCTATCACTAGCTCGCCTATCAAGATTGTTCCACAAATTAGACTGTAA